The genomic DNA GGAAGGTGCCCTTGGTGTTGGTATTGCGGTTCTCACGGCCACCGTGCTGGCGTGGATCGCGGAGAACACTTCGGTATGAACCAACGTCGTTCGGTGATTTGGGTCTCGCTCGGGGCACCGTTGCTGATCCTGCTCGCGTTGCTGGCCACAAATCAGCGCCAGGGCAAGGACCGGGTGCAGGTGCTGCCTGCCGTGCTTGTGGGTTCGGGTCTCATCATCAGCAGCGCTCTCGGTCGGCAGCGCCGCCGCGCCAGGCTGTTGGCCGATTTTCAGAGGGCGCGCACCCCTGGCAGCAACCCATGAGTGAGACCGATCCGAAAAGCCCTGATCTCGAGGCGGTGCGCCTGGCTATTGCCAGTGGAGATCCTGTGAAGGCGATGCCAGCGATCACTCAGCTCCGCCATTGCTCGGACACTGAAGCTGTGCCGTTGTTGGTGCTGGGCACGGAGCAGAAGCCTTTTCTGGTGCGCTCCTTGAGTTGCAGCGGACTGGGCTACAAGCGCACCGAGCAGGGTTGGGCTGTGCTCAGTGAGCTGATCACGGCTGACGAAGACCCCAATGTTCGCGCTGAGGCAGCCAATGCCCTGGCCAGCTACGGGGTGCAGCGGGCCTGG from Synechococcus sp. MU1643 includes the following:
- a CDS encoding DUF3188 domain-containing protein, which encodes MNQRRSVIWVSLGAPLLILLALLATNQRQGKDRVQVLPAVLVGSGLIISSALGRQRRRARLLADFQRARTPGSNP
- a CDS encoding HEAT repeat domain-containing protein; this translates as MSETDPKSPDLEAVRLAIASGDPVKAMPAITQLRHCSDTEAVPLLVLGTEQKPFLVRSLSCSGLGYKRTEQGWAVLSELITADEDPNVRAEAANALASYGVQRAWPLLRLAFEADAAWLVRCSILSALAEQPEIDLTWLLELATMAIADADAIVRVSGAEILSRIVRERGSDPIGAKARGFLQSLQQDSDHRVVAAVLNGLQAS